One Littorina saxatilis isolate snail1 linkage group LG10, US_GU_Lsax_2.0, whole genome shotgun sequence DNA window includes the following coding sequences:
- the LOC138978015 gene encoding zinc finger protein 714-like: MDEGLPADKMEMDVGEDPPVSYPAAPQPHDSLRRDVSTEQTATTSMDHTPQTSAQRDSRCTRHSPTGLATGFHVRSETGLDCAGNHAPTNRTAMEEKGKANKMQEKLEIKDEDCDFAAECNTNSSVPPAKTRTGNSASDSAFAVKKEPSVTVPGERHYHTEDASSGRHAQCDALVPLASSHRGLDGEKVKVEGQWDIEFPLASSHCGMDVVKVELEAFEVTCELEICEEPGPIEIFEDVFQMKTHEKTCQMETHEKTCQMETCEQSRNEETRQIETRAETRQIETREETRQIETRAETRQIETREETRQIETCEQIRQMETREETRQIETREETRQIETCEQIRQMETREENRQIETRQENRHIETREETCEIEARSDEQHKSSVQFEDQSHACHEGETACAPFTQVKQISDLKLTKDTLFNCQECDKTFTLRSFKQHIKIHSPDKPYACTQCDAKWRNAAHLRQHMLIHTGEKPHACPTCHKTFARRTTLTTHMLTHGEKTFVCDLCGKKYFQREGLAQHMATHSGQKYVCKQCGFGYGRRYSLKNHMLTHSVEKPYACSQCDMKFNHPSSLSRHRFVHTNEKNHACTQCGARFAIASRLKHHMLIHTRDTEPPPRKDTTRETRLGYVVILPHPDASTLLPAHCEPILCYAD, translated from the exons ATGGATGAAGGGCTCCCAGCAGATAAGATGGAGATGGATGTGGGTGAAGATCCTCCAGTGTCTTATCCTGCTGCACCACAGCCACACG ACTCACTGAGACGAGACGTCAGCACAGAGCAGACAGCCACCACATCCATGGACCACACACCACAGACGTCAGCACAGAGAGACAGCCGGTGTACACGCCACAGTCCGACCGGTCTTGCCACTGGCTTCCACGTCAGGTCTGAGACAGGGTTGGACTGCGCGGGAAACCATGCACCCACCAACAGAACAGCCATGGAAGAGAAGggtaaagcaaacaaaatgcAAGAAAAGCTGGAAATAAAAGACGAGGACTGTGACTTCGCTGCTGAGTGTAACACTAACAGCTCTGTACCCCCAGCGAAGACAAGGACAGGCAACTCTGCGTCCGACAGCGCCTTCGCAGTCAAAAAGGAGCCATCAGTGACGGTTCCTGGTGAACGACACTATCACACCGAGGATGCTAGCAGTGGTAGACATGCTCAGTGTGACGCTCTGGTTCCCCTTGCCTCGTCTCACCGTGGACTGGATGGTGAGAAGGTGAAGGTTGAGGGACAGTGGGACATAGAGTTTCCTCTCGCCTCCTCCCACTGTGGAATGGATGTCGTGAAAGTGGAGCTGGAGGCGTTTGAAGTGACCTGTGAGCTTGAGATATGTGAAGAGCCTGGTCCCATTGAGATATTCGAAGACGTTTTTCAAATGAAGACACATGAAAAGACTTGTCAAATGGAGACACATGAAAAGACTTGTCAAATGGAGACATGCGAACAGTCTCGAAATGAAGAGACTCGTCAAATTGAGACACGTGCAGAGACTCGTCAGATTGAGACACGTGAAGAGACTCGTCAAATTGAGACACGTGCAGAGACTCGTCAGATTGAGACACGTGAAGAGACTCGTCAAATTGAGACATGTGAACAGATTCGTCAAATGGAGACACGTGAAGAGACTCGTCAGATTGAGACACGTGAAGAGACTCGTCAAATTGAGACATGTGAACAGATTCGTCAAATGGAGACACGTGAAGAGAATCGTCAAATTGAAACACGCCAAGAGAATCGTCACATTGAGACACGTGAAGAGACTTGTGAAATTGAAGCGAGGAGTGATGAGCAACACAAGAGCAGTGTTCAGTTTGAGGACCAATCACATGCATGTCACGAGGGGGAGACAGCATGTGCACCGTTCACTCAGGTCAAACAAATCAGCGACTTAAAACTCACAAAAGACACATTGTTTAATTGTCAGGAGTGTGATAAAACCTTCACGCTACGTAGTTTTAAGCAACATATAAAAATACATTCACCAGATAAACCATATGCATGTACACAGTGCGATGCAAAGTGGAGGAATGCTGCTCATCTCAGGCAACACATGCTGATACACACAGGGGAAAAACCACATGCATGCCCGACATGTCACAAAACATTTGCACGGCGAACGACCTTGACTACTCATATGTTGACACACGGAGAAAAAACTTTTGTTTGTGACCTGTGTGGGAAAAAATACTTTCAAAGGGAGGGTTTAGCACAGCACATGGCTACACATTCGGGTCAAAAATATGTTTGCAAGCAATGCGGTTTTGGGTATGGACGGCGTTATTCATTGAAGAATCACATGTTGACACACTCAGTAGAAAAACCATATGCTTGTTCACAGTGTGACATGAAATTCAACCATCCCAGCAGTCTAAGCAGACACAGGTTTGTACACACAAACGAGAAAAATCATGCATGCACCCAGTGCGGTGCCAGATTTGCCATTGCCAGCAGATTGAAGCACCACATGTTAATTCACACTCGTGACACTGAGCCTCCCCCAAGAAAGGACACTACTAGAGAGACACGGTTAGGTTATGTTGTCATATTGCCGCATCCAGATGCTTCGACCTTGCTGCCAGCTCACTGCGAGCCTATACTTTGCTATGCAGATTAG